The following DNA comes from Ochotona princeps isolate mOchPri1 chromosome 8, mOchPri1.hap1, whole genome shotgun sequence.
gtctttcagttctggcttatttcactcaatatgATGTTCTCCAGTTGAGTCCATTTTACTACAAAtgatagaattccattctttttttaatatctgagtaatattccatttgtgtatatatatgccacattttctttatccatccagttaatgatggacaccttggttgattccaaaTCAGCTTCATGAAGACAGATCTTTTACTTGGAACTGGGTGGGTTCATTTTCCTGCCATATTCATGGTCCCTGGTCAAGAAACGTTGCTGGGTTACCCCCTCCTCGAACCCATTCTCTGCTGTCATGGGCTCCTCACACTCATATAGCCTGTACTCATTTTGAAAGATGAAGTTGGGCCCTAATTATCTTTCAGTAGCTGAAGGGTAGAAGGGAACGTGCAATTGGTGGCGGAGATGTGGCCAGTAGAGTTTATATTGCCTCAGGGATGGAATAACCACCAATTGGTGTTATACAAGATGTGGTCCCTGAAACAGTAGAAGTAAGATAAAGTACCTTCTTTCCAAGTCTATGATCCAAGGTGGTTAGTTGTTCTTAAGGAATACTTACATTCTACCAAGACCATTCTGAATTTGTAAGGgcctctcttcccctttccttaACTAGTGACTGACTGCTCAATATGCATTCCAAATCACATTGTGGCCATGCAACATTTTATATGAGTTTTAGATCTGACATCTGGTGAACACAGGTTCAACTGTGATCTGGTTTAACCTCTATATTGTCTGGAGGCAATAAATCCCATAGAAATTTCCTCACCAGTGACAATTCATCCTTGCCAATAATTTGTCCTTCCCATGCCAGCTCTCCCACTGTGGTCTAACACCTTCTCCCTGCTACCTGGGTTTCAGCCACTGGCTCTTAGAAGCTCCCTTCACCACCACTTACTCCCTGTCCCTGGCATCTGTTGTAAGGATTGTTATAACCTACTGTCCTCAAATCACTTTTTAGAAGAAAAGTCCCTGATGCTTTCTCGTTGCCTTCTGGGGTTCAATCTCAGCTCTTCATTTCAATTATTTAAGCTTTTGTAATCTGGTCccagataatttattttattcttgttcCCCATGGGAGAATTTCAACTTCAATCAGGGTGATTTTCCATATTCTTTGTTACTAACTCTTTTCATCCCACCTCTTTCCCTTCACTTATTTTTGTCCCCATTACTTCTCGGAGTATCTCCTCTCAGTGTCAAAACCTAATTATAATATTGTCTATGGGCAAAGCAAgaggaagactgggaagaaaaCAACAGTTCATCCATTTCCTTCTACCAAACATGCCACATTTCTAAGTAACAGCCAATATCTGCTGATCATTAGAAATATGACAAAACTatccaaaaatgtaagagacagAGTTCTGAGAAGGTTTAGTAGGGTAAAACACATCAAATTTTTATCCTCCTCAGTTGACCCCACTGAATCGCCATCAGTAATatttgggaggtggcaggtgcccagcacAAGCCATGAGGATAAATAGAATGAATGGATGTCAGAGGAGCCCCGTTTCAGGCGTACAAAGCAGGAGAACAAGTGCTAGTGGACTCAGGCAACTGCGAAATGAGAAGCCACACTATGAACTGACTTTGAGGAAGCAGGAGCAGGTTCTCTGTACATTCTAGAATCCTCAAAAGGCTCAGGAATTCTTGGCACCTCCAGGTGGGAATGAGGAGAACAGGGTTGTTGAACTAGGAGCTTGGTTCAGTGACAGTCTGGGGAATGCCTGGATATCTTTCTCCCCCACTCTGTACTACCAGTTGATTTCCCCTCCTGCACTCAGGCCAAAGAGTGCTCGTTTATATCAGAATTGTTCATACATGTTAAGTAGTTGATTGATGGGGTTGGTGACCGTGAAATAAAATAACAAGCAGCTCAGcagaggtggcaggaagccaTAAGAGATGGATGGACATGAAGGATGCAGGGGTGTTAAAAGACCCAaggcacacacacttacacacacacacacacacacacacacacacttcaaataATTCCATGACAGTGTTCGCACGGTCCTGGTGACCACCTCTCCTTAAGATATCTTGAAATGTCTCATCTGTCTGATCCCTCCAGCTCTAGGTCTGATGGCCGCTTTGGGTAGTAACCACTACAATGTCAGCTCTGTGAGGGCAGAGAGCTGGTCCTGCCCACCGCTGTATCCCTGGCATCTGTCACAGGGCATGGTAAATCCTCATCACTCAAACATTCCTGAATCAGTGGCACTGAAGGAAGCTGGGTTTCTGTGTGAGTGCTGTGAGGGCAATCGTAAAGTTGACAACTACAGAAAGAGTTATATAAAATTTGAAACACGTaacctcattctttttttaaaaagatttattttttttattgcaaagtcagatatacacagaggaggaaaaacagaggggaagatcctctgtccagtgattcaatccccaagtgaccacaatggctggtgctgcgctgatccaaagccaggagccaggaactccctgggtctcccatgtgggtgcagggtcccaaggctttggactgtcctagactgctttcccaggccacaagcagggagctggatgggaagtggggccgccaggatacgaaccggctcccatatgggattctggtgcgtgcaaggcaaggagtttaaccactatgctatcatgctgggccccctgTCATGTTTTTGAAAGAGTTTTCACCCCGTCCCCACTCTTTGCCAGGGTTTAAAGTGAAGAGTTGGAAGTTTCCATCTTTTCCTATGTGTGAGGGGGTATTCCAGTCAACCCACTGAAGCTGTTGTACACGCCTCTGTGATCTGACCTGGCTGGCTGCCATCCCTGATTCTGTCTTCCAGCTGGTGATGCCGTTTCAAACAGCGTCAGAGCCTGAGGATCATCACACATCCAAGGTAAGCACTGGCGTTGGCCATGCCCTGCCCTCAACCACTTGTCTTTCTGGCCTCTGAGGATCATCGTTggcattttaattatttacattAAATTTTCTATATATGTAGATTTTATACACATGCATATTTTGCAGCCTTTTGATTGCTGTGTGTTGTTTCTCTGACTGTCTTACAGTGTTGGGAACCTAAGCCCCATCACTTGACCTGGAAATTGCTACAAATGCAAATCTCTTAGCATGATAGGGGATTACTAAAGAAAGGGCATTGTTGCCATCTGGTGGAGACACCTGTTGGTACCACATCTAAGTCAGACTCAGCATGAAGTCCCTTATGTACGGCCTTTGCATTTGCTCCTCACTTTGTTGCTGAGTCCAGCCACATCTTCTATCAGGTCTTTCAAATCTGTCCTCTGACTTCTGTAATTCCAGTACTATATGGTATTAGGAGTTTGCATGCTTTTTCCCTGAAATCATTGCTGTATttagaattttattcatttgaaaggcagagtggcagggaaggatcacacgcatacatacacacCTATACACATTTGCACACGGGGGTGTGGAAGCggagagctgccatctgctagTCTATTCTGAACATCTGCAaccactggggctgggccaggccaaagccaggaaaccaaTACTCTGTTTAGTTTCCCTGATGCGCAGCAggaactcaagcccttgggccaccctTGGCTGCCTTCCTGAGTGCGTGAGCAGGAAGAGGGTGAGAAGCAAAGCCAATGGTACTGACACCCCTGTGtgggcatcacaagcagcagtgtagcccactgtgccatgagACCTGGCCCTAAAACCACCGCTTTGATCTCATCTCTTTTCTCTCAACAGCTTTTCCTGTACTTACTATCACAtctattttgataattttacatTATTTCCATGGGTTGTATATCAAGTTGTTGCTTATGCACAAAAACTTTGGAACCAGTAATAGCCATCTAACTAGGGTGAAAACAATTGAGAGGTCCAATCAATGTTTATGGAATTAGAAAAAGTGTCTAGCGTCATTTGCTCATTCAGTAAATTTATGTGGGGAGTAGCACAAAGCACCGGAGTCCCCAAGCTTTGTTTCATGAACTGACAGATGGAATGCACATGTGTAACTCTCTGGCGGGCTCACTCAGgagtttttacttttaattacaAAAGGTACACGTACCCAATGTTAACAAAGATTCACAGCTCTGCTAGCAGTAGTTACCATGAGGTTGGGAGCCAACGTTTTCACTGTGGAAGAAGCACTCGAAAAACTCAAAATGTTTTGTGTTGGAAAGTGCAGAAGACAAAGATTCCCAGGGTAAGCTGGAAAGGTCTCCACAACCCAATGCAACATGATTAGATATCAAAATTAAGACTGAAAATACAGGTGGGATAACAGTAacataaatgagaaaaagagattttctttACAGCAGAATTCTCCCTAATAAACACAGAATGATAGAACTTGAAAATCGCCAGTTGACAATCACTAGAGTGACAGTTGAGCTCACAAACATCTCTGTGTGCTAAGATAAGTATGTGGAAATTTGTTGAGAAACAGAATATGGTTTCAAGTCTCCACACCAGATGCttattcatttaattgaaaaaaataaaaaaaaaactttatagagAAATTGGGGGGAGCACTGTGGCACTGCTGGCAACGCTGCCAActgtaatgccaacatcctgtatggacatggatttgtgtcctggctgctccactttggatgctaatgcacctgggaaagcagcagaggatagcccaagtgcttgggccacccatgtgggagacctggaggtctTGACAATAATTGTAATAAATGATCCACAACGGATCttgtagctgaaaaaaaaaatgagagctgAAAACCACATGAAATCAGGATGGAGGCTGTATATTATTATTCCAGCCTTTAATTCCTGGAAACGGTCACTGTGTTTAGGTAAGACAGCTTGTTACAAAGGATACACGTAGCATTCATTACACATAAAAGAGTAGAATGTTTGTAAGAAACTTTGAAATGGGTCAAGAAAAAAGCACATGTTGAGATATGATAACATCAGGGAAACTAAAAGGTCAAAGTATAgaactgtatatattttttcttacagTTTGTAAAACAAAGTTTCATGTAAATGTGTACTCtgattatataaaattattacGGCACTTCTTGCTACCCCAGATAAAGGAATGCCAAGCTGAAAGCTATTGGGGGGTTGGCGAAAAGACATAAAGGGTTGAGTCTCTCTTTCAACTCTTAGATCAATTCCTGAGGAAAACGATGCTGAAAATGGCagtgtttcccacatggctgcacaaACTCCAGCACACAGATGTAATTCTCCTATCACTTTGCTGACATATATTCTAACATATACTAATTTACTTAAGCATTCCATCAGTTGATTCTAATGTTTTAGAAATATAATTTACCACAGTCTATGATTTTGATATAAAACCTCACTTTTGCAATTACTTTGATAAAAGTTATGGTTGATCTTAATTCTGCcaccttgtttgtttttatatccCTTCCTTGCAAAAGCATTTGATTTTTGTCTTGGGGTTTTCCTTCCCATCTAGTAACTACTTCTTCCCAAATCTGGACAACCGCACCATGTAGAGAACGTAAAGAGGTACGGTAGTTGGTATTCTGAGGTGTAGGGACAGAAGCCATGCTGGCAGCACCCGAGTTGGACTAGCAATCCCTTCTTGGAAGGTGGCTACTCGAGGTACCATGTGGGTTGTGCAAGGCCAGATGCCAGCTGATCCCTGAAAAACCCATTTTTCTCCTCACTGAACCCCATTTTGATGGATCTGGGGCACTCACTGACTGGATCCAATCATGTGTTTCTTGAGCGGGATTTTAGTTGAAAATCTCAAACTGATTAAAATGTAAAAGGATAGCTCTTGTCTGCCTCCATCCTGCACTGGAACGCCCAGCCCCGGCCCCTCACTAGCTTCCCCCAGCACAGgccctggaggcagagctgatggATTCCTGACACCTAAGGACCAGACTATATTCCCAGTTCCTAGGCTGAGACCACAGCTGTTCTGGGTTTTGTGGGCATCTAAGCAGTGAGCAAGTGGATGAGAGTGatctgtttttttccctctcaatgttttaaaaaatgaaaaataattttaaaaagtcactattTGAAacatatggaaaataaaaacttaCATACTTTTTGTGGCTATTTTAAGACAAATAGAAAACAGAACCTACACCACGTATATGGTCACATCTACAGTAGATCTTACAGTGATAGGTATTTCTATGCATTTACTCATAGGAAATAGGAGCCTCCCTACCTCTGCGGTCCCCCATAGTAGGTTGTAGGATTGAAAAGCCGAAATCCTGAGTCTCTTAAAGTAGCATAAACAAAAAAGGAGTTGGgatgtttgctttgttttatttatttctttggggCCGGGGagagacttaaaaaaaacaagttcgCTTTTGCTTCAGAGTTTCCCTAGGAGTGGAGAATTCATTTTCATGACACATCAACATGGATGCGCAGTTTTCGTGACAGTCTGAGTTCAGAGTCTTCTGTGCAGTATGTGTTTCTGAAATCCAGCATGTGCATATTCAATTGGACATAAaggtgttctttcttttcttgttcaCTGATAGAAGACACTGCAACTCTGGCTTTAATAACACATTTCTTTTACAAAGTTCTTGTCTTTGATTTGGTTCAGAACTAAATTTCTAAGGAAGCACTTGGCAATAATCGCCTCAAGCATTTAAATATCCTATGAAACCGCAATTAATGAAGTGGCTGCTGACTCGAAGAAATATGAAGGAGGGAAGAATTAAAAGTCTGAATGTTAAGTTCAGAGCAAAGTATCAagaagctccacctccctttgatAACATCTATGGGTAGAGGGAGGGCATGGATTCCATGAATAATGTTACATAAGCAGCACACACAGGCCTGGGAGGGTCTGTTCTCTGCAACTTTGTCACCGATTCTAGTTCAAAACAAGGCTCTCAGGCTGCTGCTCAGTACTACTGAGTTAAAGCCTGAATATCAATCAACTTCCTTGGTTTaaagtaaattatttattttaaaacatgttattttgtaAGCTGAACATCTGAACATCCTGTTTTCCCTCGAAAACTCAAATAAGAAAGtaaaattacaaagtcagaagcttcatcaaCCGAGCTAGACGGATGTTTGCTTGTAGTTTTTGGTATCTAAAACCTTTTTTCCACACATTGCACAGATGCCTGAAATAAAATAAGACATATGAGCAAACAAATCATAATACCAACTGTTTGGTTTATTCAAGTAAACTCTGACGCTTAAGACACcagaaagagaaaacacattTAACTGTGAACATATTTTAACTTCTATTTTGTCTTATAACAAAAATGAATTTGGTGAGGAaacctcaaaaagtttgtggaaagtataTATTATGTCAAAAAAGGAATgactggatttcaaattttttggtatcaaaatacatacattttccaGAAACTGTTTGACGCAGCCTTGAGGAATTATTAAAGGCTATTCATTTTTTGTTACCCAAATCATTAGTAAATAAAGTCGTTTGTATATGAATAGAATATGGCGTTAAAAGAGACTTACCCTTTTTGTAGGCACAGCCCTGGCAGTAATGAGAGCCTGGCTGGTGCACAGAACTTTTACAAAttctgcaggtggagaatttATTCTTTCCATATGGATCaaacctagaatttttttttaaagaaaagcatatGCTGTAATAGAAATATTCCCAAGTACCCTAACATAAGCAATGCTCAGATTAATCCATTCTTGCTATTGCCATGCCCTCTGTCAAACTATACTGCCTCATCTGCCTGAAGAGTGTCTAAAAGGCACCTCCCACTCCTGCTCTCTGGAAGTTGTATGCTTACGAAGAAACTGTACTTATTGCCAGTCCTGTTCCTATCAGTCCTATGTGCTGTTCTGTTTGTGTGATACAAACATTACAGAAACTTTTGAAAGATAAGGGCAACAGTGACGGATTCCATGTAAGCTAAGCGACTGCTGAAGGATGACTGGGTAAGTGCTGGATCATCCCAACCACTATTGAATTACAAATATGTAAGACAACCATTCAAAACTGGGGCAAAGTCACAAGTGGAAGGAGTCCACACTgtctcagcttttttttaaagataacaaaATATATGAACACCAGTTATGATTTGTGAAGGAAAATGCCAAAGAACTTGTCAGCAGGCTCATACCAGACCTTTTCTCAATACCAAATGACCAATGATTAAATCGGTATGTgtcttaatttaaaataaaataaaggatatgtattttttaaagattgcctGTTTCAATTATATTCGTTTAATTGTCTCAAACACTTTGGGTCAACAGGTTTCTACTATGTGAAAATGCCATCTTACAGTGTCTGCAGTGCAAAGTAATTCCAAAACATTTCTCCTGAAATTGGCAGCAGCTCTCTGATTTAAAACTGCAAAGTGACTTTCAGTAATATCCTCACACTGAATTACCCACACCTGGTGTTTTCTGTTATATAGTACAACAGCCTGCTTGCAAAGGGCTAATTTTCCAAACCCAAAAGAGAATCATTTTATtcctgtaaaaaacaaaacaaaacaaaacaaaaaaacagaaatacaagtCTTCCTTTCAATAAACTCAACTTGTTTAGTCCTGTAGGTATGGAGactactttttctaaaaaagcaTACTTTACTATCCTAAAATGAATGGTTCAATCACAAAAATGTTGCAGTTAATTGGCAgagctttttctttgttaaagTAATAATGATGCAGGTTGTACACATCACGGGTTCAATGCACTACAGCTGTATACTTTCCAAAGCAAGATGCTTAGAGCACTCCAAAATCCTAGCAACTTTCTAATGATACCTGAGCATGTTTGAAAACAAAAGGAGCTAGAAATATATAAACCACTAATCTGTTCCAATAACGTCTTAATAAAAAA
Coding sequences within:
- the CRIPT gene encoding cysteine-rich PDZ-binding protein; translated protein: MVCEKCEKKLGTVITPDTWKDGARNTTESGGRKLNENKALTSKKARFDPYGKNKFSTCRICKSSVHQPGSHYCQGCAYKKGICAMCGKKVLDTKNYKQTSV